In Catalinimonas alkaloidigena, the sequence GAGGTACGCCAGGCCGCACACCTGTTTCATCAACATTACCAGCAGTACCACGCGCAACTGGAAGAGGTGCTGTTCCTGTCGAAATACGCCGATGCGGCCCCGTACCAACAGGCGCTAAACGCCCTGGCCGAGAAAAAACGAACGCTGCGCGAGAGTTACCGGAAGTTGCAGGGCGTGGCGCACGACCCGGTGTTGCAGGACCAGAGCGAAACCCTGCACGAACGCTGCAATGTGCTGTTCGATGACGTTATGCTCTACGCGCACGGGTACCTGGGGCTGCTGCGAAACGTTGCCCACCGGAATTTTGCGATCGACCACCACACCCAATGGAGCGAGGCGCAGAAGGAACAGCAGCGGACCGTGGTGGCGCACGAGCGGCTCGCTCAGACGCAGGAGTACCTGCAACACCCGACCCAGCGGCTGCTGCGCGATGAAATTACCGGCCACCTGGCGCAGATCAGGGCAGACCGCCAGCGCTTTGCGGAACGCATGGGCCTGGAGCAATCACCTGCATGACCCCAACGAAAGTTGCGGGCGTTCGTACGATTTGCTATGAAGCTAGCCGACTACTCGCCCGCGCCTCCCGACGAGGCCGACAAAAGCAAGATCAAAGAAGAAACCGAGCATCTGTTGCAAACCATTCAAGAGCGGCAGAAAATGCTCTACGCGCAGGGAAAATACAGCCTGTTGGTGATTTTGCAAGGCCTGGACGCTGCGGGAAAAGACGGTGCCATCAACGATGTGTTCAGTGGGTTGAACCTGCTGGGCATAGGCGTGACGGCCTTCAAGGCGCCTTCGGAGTTAGAGAAGTCGTACGATTTTCTGTGGCGGGTGCATCGGGAAGTGCCCGCGCGCGGCATGATCCGGGTCTTCAACCGCTCGCATTACGAAGACGTGTTGGTGCCGAAAGTGGAACAGTGGGTCGACGAAGAAACCGTCACGCGGCGCTACGCGCACATCAACCACTTCGAACAGCTGCTGGCCGACCACGGCACCGTTCTGCTGAAATTTTACCTGCACAAGTCGCAGGAAGAACAGCTGAAAGACCTGACCGAGCGCGTTACCAATCCGCAGAAGTACTGGAAACATAACGACGGCGACTGGCAGATCATCCCGAAACGGGACCTATACCTGGACGCTTACGAGCAGATTTTTGCGCACTGTTCTGAGGTAGCGCCGTGGCACATTGTCCCGGCGAACAAAAACTGGTACAAGTCCTATTGCATTGCCAAACAGGTGGCCGCCACGCTGGAAGCCCTGCCACTGGCCTGGCCTTCCCTGGGGTAAGCCCCACTCCGCCCCGGTGGCATTTGTGTCTCTTCCGCCCTACTTTTTGACTTGACTCGAGTCGCAATTACTCATAGAATTCAGGCTAATTTTTGTCCAACGAATGCTCTATTTGGCAGAACCCCGCCGAAAGTTTCGACAAAAATTTTCGAAAAAAAGCTTGTAATTATCTAATCTCTTTCTCAACTTAAAGTCCTGGTTCCTAGAAGTTTTGTTCTAGAAAGCTGATTTTCTCTCCTGCCTGGAGACCTCTAGTGCCGTAATTGTTTATCTCCAATTACGGTCGCATTTCATTACCGCTCGTTTCCCTTTTCATTTCTCTCCTAAACGCTAATGCGTATGCACTCGCCTATGTCCATGCCACAGGTACCTGTG encodes:
- a CDS encoding PPK2 family polyphosphate kinase → MKLADYSPAPPDEADKSKIKEETEHLLQTIQERQKMLYAQGKYSLLVILQGLDAAGKDGAINDVFSGLNLLGIGVTAFKAPSELEKSYDFLWRVHREVPARGMIRVFNRSHYEDVLVPKVEQWVDEETVTRRYAHINHFEQLLADHGTVLLKFYLHKSQEEQLKDLTERVTNPQKYWKHNDGDWQIIPKRDLYLDAYEQIFAHCSEVAPWHIVPANKNWYKSYCIAKQVAATLEALPLAWPSLG